From one Sphaeramia orbicularis chromosome 9, fSphaOr1.1, whole genome shotgun sequence genomic stretch:
- the arrdc3a gene encoding arrestin domain-containing protein 3a, with product MVLGKVKSFTVSYDCLNDSNVPVFSSGDCVSGRVIIEVTGEIRVKSLKIHAKGFAKVRWTESRNAGSNTAYTQNYTEEVEYLNHKDILIGHERDDDNSEEGLTTIHSGRHEYAFSLELPQTPLATSFEGKHGSVRYWVKAELHRPWLLPMKTKKEFTVFEHIDINTPLLLSPQAGTKDKTLCCWFCTSGPISLSAKIERKGYTPGESIQIFAEIENCSSRMVVPKAAIYQTQTFYAKGKMKEVKQLVANLRGESLSSGKTETWSGKMLKIPPVSPSILDCSIIRVEYSLMVYVDIPGAINLSLNLPLVIGTIPLHPFGSRTSSVSSQCSMSWLGMGLPERPEAPPSYAEIVTEEQRQTSLDVPAAREELDGPLFAYIHEFRFQPPPLYSEIDPNPDHASRTEERRIDTCPSR from the exons ATGGTGCTAGGAAAGGTAAAGAGCTTCACAGTAAGCTACGACTGTCTCAATGACAGTAATGTTCCCGTTTTCTCCAGCGGGGACTGCGTCTCAGGGAGGGTGATCATCGAAGTCACCGGAGAAATCCGGGTGAAATCACTCAAAATTCACGCAAAAGGATTTGCAAAAGTTCGTTGGACTGAATCAAGAAATGCTGGATCCAACACTGCCTACACTCAAAACTACACAGAAGAAGTGGAATATCTGAACCACAAAGACATTTTAATTGGACATGAAAGAG ACGATGACAACTCTGAGGAAGGACTCACCACTATCCATTCAGGAAGACATGAGTATGCATTCAGCCTCGAGCTTCCACAGAC ACCTCTGGCTACCTCTTTCGAAGGGAAGCATGGCAGTGTGCGCTACTGGGTAAAAGCAGAACTCCACAGGCCATGGCTCCTGCCCATGAAGACCAAGAAGGAATTTACAGTCTTTGAGCACATTGACATCAACACTCCATTACTGCTG TCACCACAGGCAGGCACAAAAGACAAGACACTTTGCTGTTGGTTCTGCACCTCAGGTCCTATTTCCTTAAGTGCCAAAATTGAGAGGAAGGGATACACCCCAG GAGAGTCAATCCAGATCTTTGCTGAGATTGAGAACTGCTCCTCACGCATGGTGGTGCCAAAGGCAGCCATCTACCAGACCCAGACCTTCTATGCCAAAGGGAAGATGAAGGAGGTCAAGCAACTGGTGGCCAACCTGCGAGGAGAGTCCCTATCCTCGGGCAAAACGGAGACATGGAGCGGCAAGATGCTGAAGATCCCACCTGTGTCGCCCTCCATCCTGGACTGCAGCATTATCAGAGTGGAGTATTCCCTCATG GTATATGTGGACATACCTGGGGCCATAAACCTGTCCCTGAACCTGCCCCTTGTCATTGGAACCATCCCTCTCCATCCCTTCGGCTCACGCACGTCCAGTGTTAGCAGCCAGTGCAGCATGAGCTGGCTGGGCATGGGGCTGCCGGAGAGACCTGAAG CCCCGCCAAGCTATGCAGAAATTGTGACAGAAGAGCAGAGGCAGACCAGTCTGGATGTCCCAGCAGCCCGTGAGGAGCTGGACGGACCACTCTTTGCCTACATTCATGAGTTCCGCTTTCAGCCCCCTCCTCTGTACTCTGAA ATCGATCCGAATCCAGATCATGCCAGCCGTACAGAGGAGCGCAGGATTGACACCTGTCCATCACGCTGA